In Phoenix dactylifera cultivar Barhee BC4 chromosome 11, palm_55x_up_171113_PBpolish2nd_filt_p, whole genome shotgun sequence, the following are encoded in one genomic region:
- the LOC103697522 gene encoding uncharacterized protein LOC103697522 produces the protein METMGYRKSSSSTWVFSLKAMVASVVVLSAALMLHLRGASILGFLVSEIPRMYGFLLSWLTPPYLYFVINGIILSIAASSRFQKPAPDGQDPARSAPSMANPTLTQLPEYMPPAEEYAAKIAEDVQPEPEFVAPAEYEGEEVVGLEVAAAAEEAEGEEEFVISRSSWSPQRRESRETATATDYLAVTEKPLVSVRFGRRKNVKPSPEGKALRVARAKRGETLESTWRTITDGRPVPLARHLKKSDTWETHGRSLRDEQSPAPLMRKSETFNDSSPSPSSSSSSRGRLRKEPSLGQDDLNRRVEAFIKKFNEEMRLQRQESFNHYLEMINRGSH, from the exons ATGGAGACGATGGGTTACCGGAAATCGAGCAGCAGCACGTGGGTCTTCTCTCTCAAGGCCATGGTGGCCTCGGTCGTGGTACTATCGGCGGCCCTGATGCTCCACCTCCGGGGAGCATCGATCCTAGGGTTCCTGGTCTCCGAAATCCCCCGGATGTACGGCTTCCTGCTCTCCTGGCTCACCCCGCCCTACCTCTACTTCGTCATCAACGGCATCATCCTCTCCATCGCCGCCTCCTCCCGCTTCCAGAAACCTGCACCGGATGGCCAGGATCCGGCGCGATCCGCGCCGTCGATGGCGAATCCAACCTTGACCCAGTTGCCGGAGTACATGCCTCCGGCGGAGGAGTACGCGGCGAAGATCGCAGAGGACGTGCAGCCGGAGCCGGAGTTCGTCGCGCCAGCGGAGTACGAAGGAGAGGAGGTGGTTGGTTTGGAAGTggcagcggcggcggaggaggcggagggtgaggaagagtttgtgatatCGAGGTCGAGCTGGTCACCGCAGCGGAGGGAGTCGAGGGAGACGGCGACGGCAACGGACTATTTAGCCGTGACGGAGAAACCGCTGGTTTCCGTCAGGTTCGGTCGCCGGAAGAACGTGAAGCCCAGCCCCGAAG GGAAGGCGCTGCGGGTGGCGAGGGCGAAGCGGGGCGAGACGCTGGAGAGCACGTGGAGGACAATCACAGATGGCCGGCCCGTCCCGCTGGCCCGCCACCTCAAGAAGTCGGACACGTGGGAAACCCACGGCCGCTCCCTCCGCGACGAGCAGTCCCCGGCCCCGCTGATGCGCAAGTCCGAGACCTTCAACGACTCCTCTCCGTcgccgtcgtcgtcgtcgtcgtcgagaGGGCGACTGAGGAAGGAGCCGTCGCTGGGGCAGGACGATCTCAACCGACGGGTGGAAGCGTTCATAAAGAAGTTCAACGAGGAGATGAGGCTCCAGCGGCAGGAGTCGTTCAACCACTACTTGGAAATGATCAACCGCGGCAGCCATTAA
- the LOC103714774 gene encoding B3 domain-containing protein Os07g0563300-like — MASSSSTSSSAAPKICFNSHCKEPKSEGPRRKAWRLRSGEFADLCDRCSCAYEKGSFCETFHSDSAGWRNCETCGKRVHCGCIVSASAYVLLDAGGIECFACARKSVVMTPNQMWPSPLVMPPQLSKRKDFPIKSWKQMTGPFPGQWRQSPHIWNTSSIQSDLHQRLSYEFDRPNNTERMISGGRSSITAQEKKFEDLPEKIGSSSLNHVARDRFANGNSGPDPVSAFSTYQREEGNADGLQDPGHLVRDNDPMSTRKGGILDPCSTSSVDSLPSSTLKEDPSSLLIGLAAPFPPPNGAKDLSRVSTTQPQRQMAPQSSKQFYPHNGIDGELQAQMRNGRPRVDARARTQLLPRYWPRITDQELQQISGDSNSVITPLFEKMLSASDAGRIGRLVLPKKCAEAYFPTISQPEGLPLKVQDASGKEWVFQFRFWPNNNSRMYVLEGVTPCIQSMQLQAGDTVTFSRIDPEGRLVMGFRKASNASAEQDTQSGKAGNGFSTSTEGNSKNSAGDSNANLLLRPLKGSAESRNSINTADQGTWSKFDKSGFIQKDGPAARSLQGPSKRKGSTLGSKSKRLRIENEDSMELKITWEEAQELLRPPPNHVPTTIVIEGHEIEEYEEAPVLGKRTYFTTNQAGDNYQWAQCEDCSKWRKLPVDALLPFRWTCSDNKWDPDRSSCSSAQELSLDQLADLIPIKTGAPKRSKVKVEADNIEVSDGLDTLANLAILGEGEAIPTSSQPTTKHPRHRPGCTCIVCIQPPSGKGPKHKQTCTCNVCLTVKRRFRTLMLRREKRQSEREAETARKQQQHIQSPDTLPTLGNDPSSAGPSIKSSPQKVVVSDDGVVEEGSEHTKTSPSPLKAQIDLNIQPEREEEPSPKSDAGGMMRLLRDAAS; from the exons ATGGCGTCGTCTTCGTCGACGTCGTCTTCGGCGGCGCCTAAGATCTGCTTCAACTCCCACTGCAAGGAGCCGAAATCGGAGGGCCCTCGGAGGAAGGCGTGGCGACTTCGCTCCGGCGAGTTCGCCGACCTCTGCGACCGCTGCTC TTGCGCGTATGAGAAAGGAAGCTTCTGTGAAACCTTTCACTCGGACTCTGCTGGCTGGAGGAACTGCGAGACCTGTGGAAAG AGGGTGCATTGCGGATGCATAGTATCAGCCTCTGCTTACGTGCTTCTTGATGCTGGAGGAATTGAGTGCTTTGCATGTGCGAGAAAATCTGTTGTAATG ACACCTAATCAGATGTGGCCGTCTCCTTTGGTCATGCCCCCACAATTATCCAAGAGGAAAGATTTTCCTATTAAAAGCTGGAAACAAATGACCGGTCCATTTCCTGGACAGTGGCGTCAATCGCCCCATATTTGGAACACTTCTAGTATCCAGTCTGATTTGCATCAACGGTTGTCGTATGAATTTGACAGGCCAAATAACACAGAAAGAATGATTTCTGGGGGACGCAGTTCTATTACAGCACAAGAGAAGAAATTTGAAGATCTGCCTGAGAAAATAGGCTCTAGCAGCCTTAATCATGTTGCTCGAGACAGATTTGCTAATGGAAACAGTGGTCCGGATCCTGTTTCTGCATTTAGTACTTATCAAAGAGAGGAAGGAAATGCTGATGGTCTTCAGGATCCTGGCCACCTTGTCAGAGATAATGATCCTATGTCTACAAGAAAAGGAGGGATTCTAGACCCTTGTTCAACCAGCTCTGTTGATTCGCTCCCATCATCCACTTTAAAGGAAGACCCGTCGTCTCTGCTGATTGGCTTGGCTGCGCCATTTCCACCACCAAATGGTGCAAAGGATCTATCCAGGGTTTCAACGACTCAGCCACAAAGGCAAATGGCTCCTCAATCGTCGAAACAATTTTACCCACACAACGGAATTGATGGTGAACTACAAGCTCAAATGCGCAATGGAAGGCCTCGAGTGGATGCCCGAGCACGAACACAGTTACTTCCTCGTTATTGGCCTAGGATAACAGATCAAGAGCTACAACAAATATCTGGAGA TTCAAACTCTGTCATTACTCCATTATTTGAAAAGATGTTGAGTGCTAGCGATGCTGGAAGGATTGGTCGTCTAGTGCTGCCCAAAAAATGTGCTGAA GCATACTTCCCTACAATCTCTCAGCCAGAAGGACTCCCTTTAAAAGTTCAGGATGCCAGTGGCAAGGAGTGGGTATTTCAGTTTCGTTTCTGGCCGAATAATAACAGCAGGATGTATGTTTTGGAGGGGGTTACACCTTGTATCCAGTCAATGCAATTACAAGCAGGTGACACAG TGACATTTAGTCGGATAGATCCAGAAGGGAGGTTGGTCATGGGATTCAGAAAGGCTTCTAATGCCTCTGCTGAACAG GACACTCAATCAGGTAAAGCTGGCAATGGTTTCTCCACTTCTACAGAGGGTAATAGCAAAAATTCAGCAGGGGATTCCAATGCAAATCTGCTTCTTCGACCTCTTAAAGGCAGTGCAGAATCAAGGAACTCAATAAACACAGCAGATCAAGGAACCTGGTCTAAATTTGACAAATCAGGATTTATCCAAAAAGATGGGCCTGCTGCCAGATCTTTACAGGGCCCTAGTAAGAGGAAAGGTAGCACTCTTGGTTCGAAGAGTAAACGCCTTCGTATTGAAAATGAGGACTCCATGGAGTTGAAGATAACATGGGAGGAAGCTCAAGAGCTGCTCCGACCACCTCCTAATCATGTCCCTACTACCATTGTCATTGAAGGTCATGAAATTGAGGAATATGAG GAAGCACCAGTACTTGGAAAGCGTACATACTTTACCACAAATCAAGCTGG TGATAATTATCAATGGGCTCAGTGCGAGGATTGTTCTAAGTGGCGCAAACTGCCTGTTGATGCACTTCTGCCTTTCAGATGGACCTGTTCCGATAACAAGTGGGATCCTGACAG GTCTTCATGTTCATCTGCACAAGAATTAAGTCTGGATCAACTAGCGGATTTGATTCCTATTAAAACTG GTGCTCCTAAGAGGTCCAAGGTTAAAGTAGAAGCTGACAACATCGAAGTTTCGGACGGGCTTGACACCCTTGCTAACCTTGCTATTCTTGGTGAGGGAGAAGCCATACCCACTTCCTCTCAACCTACGACGAAGCATCCACGCCACCGGCCTGGTTGTACCTGCATCGTATGCATCCAGCCACCAAGCGGCAAGGGCCCCAAGCACAAGCAGACATGCACATGCAATGTGTGTCTCACTGTCAAACGTCGTTTCAGAACGCTCATGCTAAGACGTGAGAAGCGTCAGTCCGAGAGGGAAGCTGAGACCGCTCGCAAACAGCAGCAGCACATCCAATCACCAGACACGTTGCCTACCTTGGGGAATGATCCATCATCAGCTGGTCCTAGCATCAAGAGTTCTCCTCAGAAAGTTGTGGTGAGTGATGATGGGGTGGTTGAGGAGGGATCTGAGCATACGAAAACGTCACCTTCTCCTTTGAAGGCCCAGATTGATTTGAACATTCAGCCGGAGCGGGAGGAAGAACCATCGCCAAAATCAGATGCTGGTGGGATGATGAGGCTCCTAAGAGATGCTGCATCTTAG
- the LOC103697524 gene encoding vacuolar protein sorting-associated protein 28 homolog 1-like, with translation MEVKLWNDKREREMLDSFADIYAIIKTTEKLECLQLIAQLKTLSFSLRDVVPSIDRFADAYKMDRHAALNRLLISGVPATVEHRAPSAAECVQHFITAMDSLKHNMILPLDFEGRVKVRGGSSTLILNPLTTHSWPPCQCMK, from the coding sequence atGGAGGTGAAGCTTTGGAACGACAAGCGGGAACGCGAGATGCTCGACAGCTTCGCGGATATCTACGCCATCATCAAGACGACGGAGAAGCTGGAGTGCCTCCAGCTTATCGCCCAGCTTAagaccctctccttctcccttcgTGACGTGGTCCCCTCCATCGACCGCTTTGCCGACGCCTACAAGATGGACCGCCACGCCGCCCTCAACCGCCTCCTCATCTCCGGTGTCCCCGCCACCGTCGAGCACCGCGCCCCCTCCGCCGCCGAGTGCGTCCAGCACTTCATCACCGCCATGGACTCCCTCAAGCACAACATGATCCTGCCGCTGGACTTCGAGGGGAGAGTCAAGGTCAGGGGAGGCAGCTCCACTTTGATCTTGAATCCTCTTACAACGCATTCATGGCCGCCCTGCCAATGTATGAAATGA